A segment of the Halostella salina genome:
TACAGTTCGACGGTGAACGTCTCGCGGCAGTCGTCGCACCGGTTGGTGGTGACGGCCGTCTCGTCGGCACCCGTCGACCCGTCGCCGGACTCGCGGTCGGCGGTTCCGCTGTCGGTGGGTCCACCGGAATCCGTCCTCCCGGCGGCCCCGGACGACCGATCCCGGGAGTCGGCCGTCCCGTCGTCGTCCCGACCGGGGACGTGGCGCTCGCAGTCGTCACAGCAAAGCACCGACGTGCCGTCCGACAGCGTGACGCTCGTCAGGTCCGCGACCCGATGTTCGGTGCCACAGCCGTCGCAGGCCCGCCGCCGCTGGTCAAGGCCGGCCTGCTTCTCGGCGGCGGTCTCGGCGTACTCGCGGCACTCGGGACAGCAGACGGCGGTGTGGCCGTCCGGCATCGTGACAGAGTGGAGGTCCTCGACCGGCAGGGTCCGCCCGCA
Coding sequences within it:
- a CDS encoding J domain-containing protein; this encodes MAVTDRRGCDGCGRTLPVEDLHSVTMPDGHTAVCCPECREYAETAAEKQAGLDQRRRACDGCGTEHRVADLTSVTLSDGTSVLCCDDCERHVPGRDDDGTADSRDRSSGAAGRTDSGGPTDSGTADRESGDGSTGADETAVTTNRCDDCRETFTVELYRVETVDGRTQSFCPECKEEGLEEGVVKAVRMRRSEAYATLEVDGEADQETIRDAYLEKVKEAHPDRTDGDRSEFKAVKRAYDRLAE